The Corynebacterium pseudopelargi genome contains a region encoding:
- the hisN gene encoding histidinol-phosphatase, translated as MSNFADDLAFALELADAADAITMERFEASDLRIDSKPDMTPVSDADLAVEEKLRGLLQEQRPADAVLGEEFGGDVSFEGRQWVIDPIDGTKNFVRGVPVWATLIALLEDGRPVAGVVSAPALARRWWAAEDAGAWRSFAGGSPKRLSVSKVAKLEDASVSLSSLEGWEARDLLGNIEQLSRETWRLRGFGDFFSYCLVAEGAVDIAAEPEVSLWDLAPLAILVEEAGGTFSSLGGKPGPHGGDAIASNGLLHQASLNIVNP; from the coding sequence ATGAGCAATTTTGCCGATGATCTTGCCTTTGCTTTAGAGCTTGCCGACGCAGCCGATGCCATCACCATGGAGCGCTTCGAAGCCTCGGATCTGCGCATCGACTCCAAGCCGGACATGACGCCGGTCAGCGATGCCGATCTCGCGGTAGAAGAAAAACTGCGTGGCCTTTTGCAGGAACAGCGCCCAGCCGATGCCGTGCTTGGAGAGGAATTTGGCGGCGATGTGTCCTTTGAGGGGCGCCAATGGGTGATTGACCCTATCGATGGCACCAAGAACTTTGTGCGCGGTGTGCCGGTGTGGGCAACGCTGATTGCCTTGCTTGAAGATGGCCGCCCCGTTGCCGGTGTGGTGTCTGCACCGGCACTTGCGCGCAGGTGGTGGGCTGCTGAAGATGCAGGTGCTTGGCGCAGCTTTGCTGGTGGCTCACCGAAGCGCCTTAGCGTATCCAAGGTGGCCAAGCTTGAAGATGCCTCCGTATCGCTTTCCTCCTTAGAAGGCTGGGAGGCTCGCGACTTGCTGGGCAATATCGAGCAGCTTTCGCGCGAAACGTGGCGTTTGCGTGGTTTTGGCGATTTCTTCAGCTACTGCCTGGTGGCAGAAGGCGCTGTGGACATCGCAGCAGAACCGGAAGTATCCCTGTGGGATCTCGCTCCCCTGGCAATCCTGGTAGAAGAAGCCGGTGGTACCTTTAGCTCGCTTGGCGGCAAGCCCGGACCACACGGTGGCGATGCCATTGCCTCCAATGGCCTCTTGCACCAAGCAAGCCTAAATATTGTGAACCCATAG
- a CDS encoding inositol monophosphatase family protein: MSSQNEAPTSVAEMIPALAKTFAVSHEGRSDAQIAQALVFNAGRLAWRMRDQGVQVEEKTSISDVVTEADRAAESFIHTALALLRPEDGVIGEEGTNQQGTSGRIWVVDPVDGTFNFTTGGDYWCSALALVSGDPSDPEVLHLGAVHRADLGYTWLGGKDLPTTRDGKALPKLDSAPLADISLGTYIHPTFLAKDEVREAWLKVATACATLRMFGAASVDLAGVAEGRIGVWMQHSVHDWDWLPGRALVEGAGGACEKVEAGGVTWCIAGNAQAVREAQAALTA; encoded by the coding sequence ATGTCGAGCCAGAACGAAGCCCCAACCTCCGTGGCGGAAATGATCCCCGCCCTTGCCAAGACTTTCGCCGTCTCGCACGAGGGGCGCAGCGATGCACAGATCGCCCAGGCACTGGTGTTTAATGCCGGCCGCCTGGCCTGGCGCATGCGTGACCAAGGTGTGCAGGTGGAAGAAAAGACTTCCATCTCCGACGTGGTAACAGAAGCCGACCGCGCTGCCGAATCGTTCATCCACACCGCCCTCGCGCTCTTGCGCCCCGAAGATGGCGTGATCGGTGAAGAAGGCACCAACCAACAAGGCACATCGGGCCGGATCTGGGTAGTAGACCCAGTAGACGGCACCTTCAACTTCACCACCGGTGGCGATTATTGGTGCTCCGCCCTAGCCCTAGTAAGCGGTGATCCTTCCGACCCAGAAGTACTCCACCTAGGTGCAGTCCACCGCGCAGATCTTGGCTACACCTGGCTAGGTGGCAAGGATCTACCCACCACCCGCGATGGCAAAGCACTACCAAAGCTTGACAGTGCCCCACTGGCCGATATCTCGCTGGGCACCTATATTCACCCCACCTTCCTTGCCAAAGACGAGGTGCGCGAAGCCTGGCTTAAGGTCGCGACCGCATGCGCTACCTTGCGTATGTTTGGCGCCGCCTCAGTTGATCTTGCCGGTGTTGCCGAAGGCCGCATTGGCGTATGGATGCAACACAGCGTGCATGACTGGGATTGGCTGCCGGGCCGCGCACTCGTAGAAGGTGCCGGTGGCGCCTGTGAAAAAGTCGAGGCAGGCGGAGTTACGTGGTGCATTGCCGGCAATGCGCAGGCAGTACGCGAAGCACAAGCAGCGCTGACTGCATAG
- a CDS encoding acyl-CoA carboxylase subunit beta: protein MSNEPTMSDRLEQLAEARHKVELGGGQAKIDKQHEKGKLTARERIEALVDEGTFYETGMFAKHRTTHFGMDKADAPADGVVTGSGAVFGRPLHIASQDFTVMGGSAGETQSNKVAAMMQASATTGTPFVFINDSGGARVQEGIDSLSGYGKVFYQNVLLSGLVPQISIIAGPCAGGAAYSPALTDFIIQTRKANMFITGPGVIKSVTGEDVTAEQLGGADAHMTKAGNIHFVAEDDEQAILIAQKLLSFLPQNNTEEPPVVNPDPIVEPDESLRDIVPVEGKKGYDIRDIITRVVDRGDFLEVQAGYAQNLVVGFARIVGRTVGIIANQPNVMSGVLDINSSDKGSQFIRFCNAFNIPLVTFVDVPGFMPGVAQEHGGIIRHGAKMLYAYSAASVPKVTIELRKSYGGAHLAMCSKDLGADRVYAWPTAEIAVMGAEGAVNVVFRKEIEAAEDKEAKRQELIELYRETFSTPYMAASRGLVDDIIDPAETRMHIANALEVLSNKRVTRPAKKHGLGPV from the coding sequence ATGAGTAACGAACCCACAATGTCCGATCGCCTTGAGCAACTGGCCGAGGCTCGCCACAAGGTTGAGCTCGGCGGTGGCCAGGCAAAGATCGACAAGCAGCACGAAAAAGGCAAGCTCACCGCCCGTGAGCGCATCGAGGCGCTTGTCGACGAAGGCACCTTCTACGAAACCGGCATGTTTGCCAAGCACCGCACCACGCACTTCGGCATGGACAAAGCCGATGCGCCCGCCGATGGTGTGGTCACAGGATCCGGCGCCGTCTTCGGCCGCCCCCTGCACATCGCTTCCCAAGACTTCACCGTCATGGGTGGTTCCGCAGGTGAAACCCAGTCCAACAAGGTAGCGGCCATGATGCAGGCATCCGCTACCACCGGCACACCTTTTGTGTTCATCAACGACTCAGGCGGAGCCCGCGTCCAGGAAGGCATTGATTCCCTTTCCGGCTACGGCAAGGTCTTCTACCAAAACGTGCTGCTGTCTGGTCTGGTGCCGCAGATCTCGATCATCGCAGGCCCTTGCGCCGGCGGTGCCGCGTACTCCCCGGCACTGACGGACTTCATCATCCAAACCCGCAAGGCCAACATGTTCATCACCGGCCCCGGTGTGATCAAGTCGGTCACAGGCGAGGACGTTACTGCAGAGCAGCTCGGTGGTGCCGATGCGCACATGACCAAGGCCGGCAATATCCACTTCGTTGCAGAAGATGATGAGCAGGCAATCCTGATCGCCCAGAAGCTGCTGAGCTTCCTTCCTCAGAACAACACTGAGGAACCCCCGGTGGTCAATCCCGATCCGATTGTCGAGCCCGATGAGTCTTTGCGCGACATCGTTCCCGTGGAAGGCAAGAAGGGCTACGACATCCGCGATATCATCACCCGCGTGGTCGACCGCGGCGACTTCCTTGAGGTGCAGGCAGGCTATGCCCAAAACCTCGTGGTTGGTTTTGCTCGCATCGTGGGCCGCACCGTCGGCATCATCGCCAACCAGCCCAATGTGATGTCCGGTGTGCTCGACATCAACTCCTCCGATAAGGGCAGCCAGTTCATCCGCTTCTGCAACGCCTTCAATATTCCGCTGGTGACCTTCGTGGACGTCCCGGGCTTTATGCCAGGCGTTGCCCAGGAACACGGTGGCATTATCCGCCACGGCGCGAAGATGCTCTACGCCTATTCGGCGGCATCGGTGCCGAAGGTGACCATCGAGCTGCGTAAGTCTTATGGTGGCGCGCACCTGGCCATGTGCTCCAAGGATCTTGGTGCAGACCGCGTCTATGCATGGCCTACCGCAGAGATTGCCGTCATGGGTGCCGAAGGCGCTGTCAATGTGGTCTTCCGCAAAGAGATTGAGGCCGCTGAGGATAAGGAAGCCAAGCGCCAGGAGCTCATCGAGCTCTACCGCGAGACGTTCTCTACCCCCTATATGGCCGCCTCGCGCGGGCTTGTCGACGACATCATCGACCCCGCCGAAACCCGCATGCACATCGCCAATGCCCTCGAGGTGCTGAGCAATAAGCGCGTGACGCGCCCCGCGAAGAAGCACGGCCTGGGTCCGGTGTAA
- a CDS encoding biotin/lipoyl-containing protein → MKLNVTVNGIAYSVEVEVEEEQRQLGSIVFGGSSQTHSEPSNASVQGVSANAVVAPLAGSVFKVLVNEGDTIEAGQVLLILEAMKMETEITAPSGGTVGAIHVEVGDSVQGGQALVEID, encoded by the coding sequence ATGAAACTTAATGTGACAGTCAATGGCATTGCCTACTCTGTCGAAGTCGAGGTCGAAGAGGAGCAGCGTCAACTCGGATCGATCGTCTTCGGCGGCTCTAGCCAAACCCATAGCGAACCCTCCAACGCCTCCGTGCAAGGTGTTTCCGCCAACGCCGTGGTGGCTCCGCTTGCCGGCTCCGTATTTAAGGTGCTGGTCAATGAGGGCGACACCATCGAGGCTGGCCAGGTCCTGTTGATCCTCGAAGCCATGAAGATGGAAACAGAGATCACCGCACCTTCCGGCGGCACCGTGGGCGCAATCCATGTGGAGGTAGGCGACTCGGTCCAAGGTGGCCAAGCACTGGTCGAAATCGACTAA
- a CDS encoding S1 family peptidase, which produces MASRLMRRVAIACGTLALAGTLAAPNAMAQSSDQLSQQVLAPLAQLNPEVAGQVEAALDQAQLGSSATLEEQIAALAEQFPVETPFELEPLPNGPFYQWTNDPFSKVMALQTGPVLHRVTGSFFHGPDVPQVARDAHARGTTLYGPGTPILVNDESMCTVAVTGTDAQGRKLAITAGHCGEVGQPIKSLDAVQLGNNAPSGTIVRKGQDLDYAVIELGPNTEITSEYYPGVAVHAVGAEPRALDTACKQGVASNNSCGPVLLSDPEFAISHVCARPGDSGGPLIEGDRVVGIISGGIIPTELAACNTPLQGPLHSPTATVNMEAVLRDLNTGGAGVGFQPA; this is translated from the coding sequence ATGGCTTCACGCTTGATGCGCCGCGTCGCTATCGCCTGCGGCACCCTGGCACTGGCCGGCACCCTGGCAGCTCCAAATGCCATGGCCCAGTCCAGCGATCAGCTCAGCCAACAAGTGTTGGCACCGCTGGCTCAACTCAACCCCGAGGTAGCAGGGCAAGTAGAGGCAGCCTTGGATCAAGCCCAGCTTGGATCTTCGGCCACCTTAGAAGAACAAATTGCTGCCCTCGCCGAGCAATTCCCGGTCGAAACCCCCTTTGAGCTCGAGCCTTTGCCCAACGGCCCTTTCTACCAGTGGACTAACGATCCTTTTTCTAAGGTCATGGCACTGCAGACTGGCCCCGTGCTTCACCGCGTAACCGGATCCTTCTTCCATGGCCCGGATGTGCCGCAGGTTGCTCGCGATGCTCACGCCCGCGGCACCACCTTGTATGGCCCAGGTACACCGATCCTGGTCAATGACGAAAGCATGTGCACCGTTGCTGTCACTGGCACCGATGCCCAGGGGCGCAAGCTCGCCATTACCGCCGGGCACTGCGGTGAAGTTGGCCAACCCATCAAGAGCCTTGATGCGGTGCAGCTTGGCAATAACGCCCCCTCTGGCACCATCGTGCGCAAGGGCCAAGACCTTGATTATGCAGTGATTGAGCTGGGCCCCAACACCGAGATCACCAGCGAATACTATCCAGGTGTTGCCGTGCACGCCGTGGGTGCAGAACCGCGCGCACTCGACACGGCCTGCAAGCAAGGTGTTGCCAGCAACAACTCCTGCGGCCCGGTGCTGCTCAGCGATCCAGAGTTTGCTATCTCGCATGTGTGCGCACGCCCCGGTGATTCCGGCGGCCCGCTGATCGAAGGCGACCGCGTAGTCGGCATCATCTCCGGTGGCATCATCCCCACCGAACTTGCTGCCTGCAACACCCCGCTGCAAGGCCCGCTGCATTCGCCCACTGCCACGGTGAATATGGAAGCCGTACTGCGTGACCTCAACACCGGTGGAGCAGGCGTAGGTTTCCAACCCGCCTAA